The window TGAACAAATCtactaaaaatttataataataaaaagacgAATTGAATACAATctgattcaatatttttgcatattcaaattatattacatCTAATGTAATTGAAAGCACATTTCAGatctaaatttttaaagaagtATCTAGTATTGAATTTAAATCACAATACACTTACTCgtcattatatttataatatataatgaataaaacattaaaatctgggtaataatttattgaaaattaaacatgTATACTTAAAATTTGTCATGAAATGCCTAAATTTTTTGCTAGCAAAAAAAGACTTCTTGACTGCAACCAACTCCAagtatttaattaaataaattttacctttCGGTTTGCCAGTAGTGCCAGAGGTGTAGACAAACAAGGCATTGCTATTATTGTAGAAATCGCCATCCATACCAGCTTCGGGTAAATCTCCTACTTCGTATTCGAAGTGTCCCCTATTATTGGCCTTTTTACCATCAAATTTCAAAGCCAACATTCGCAAAGTATCATCAAGAACAATTAACTGTCGATTTGAACTTTTTGCTATAGGCTCAACAAGAGGCAAAAACTGTGGAGTTGTGACGAGCACCTTAGCATCCGAGTCGGTGATATAGTATTCAAGAATAGACGCTGGGTGAGCAGAACTAAGTGGAACAGCTAGAAAAAGTTGTTACACATAAACACGAAACTCACCTAAAACCACAATCGTAAACAATACTTATTAATTCTACCATTAAAATAGAATGTCAGATTGATATTGAAACTCAAACCACAAAATCAATCCCACTCAAGTTACAGTATCAAGTATACAAGGTCTATGAAGGACTTTAACGTTAGTTTTTGTATCTTCTGGGCGTTAtggaatcaaaattcaaatatttccaAAGAATATTGAACAATTTACACGAGTTGGAAATTGTtgtgaaaattgcaaaatttcaaattttctaagaCATTCAAAAGTACCTAAAATCACGCTACAATGGACTGCCTTTTTACAGAGACTAACGTATCATTTAAGGATGGACAGACATGTAGATCGAAATTGTGCTCggtcaatgaaaattaaacaaattgttctcacttttatttcaaacatttatgTAAAGTTTGGAAGCAATTGTCTTTCAATCTTTCGGGATTTTACATTAATTCTTATGGCAAACTGTCGGACTCGTTGAGATTTTACAGATaagaggaataaaatttacaaggtgaaagttagtaacgttaacctaacgcaatatttttttaaagaattacTCAGGTTTGTAAAGGAGTtaagtttgcaaaaaattattgggTTTTGCGATATATTACAATCCACTAATTTTCAGATGGTCTAAAGTTggaaaataacgatttttactAAAACTACATCGTTGCATGAGTGATGCAAACTTCAACCTTAGTGATACTTTATGATTGGAGTATTCTATTCTTCATTATTAACAATATATTCTATTTTGCATGTGCCTGAATTTACGATCGATCAAGTTCGATCACAAACTTAAATCACCCCCAATACTAAGTTCggataagaaattttcaaagtgaAAGTGAAACCTAATTAGCCATTTTATTTCAGACTACAAAGTTATGGAATTAAGGCTAATTGCATTGTCCTATTCTTTCAAAAACGCAACTCTTCGATCGAGGTTGATGAATAGAAACGTCAGGTATATTATCCTGTAACTTGTGAGAACTTACCAATTTGGCCACTCATCCAACATGCCCATTGTGTGATGACATAGTTTGCATCATTTGGCATCAGAAAAGCTACTCTTTCTTGTCGAGATGCAGACACAGCCTGCGTTATCTGATTAGCGAACTGTCTTGAACTAAGGTACAGGCCTCGATAAGTATAATCACCATGTGCATCACGCAGGGCTGTTTTATCTGCGAATCGTGATGCGTGTTTAAACACAGGAACTACATCGCTTCCTATCTGCAACAAAAATTTACCCTGAAGACATGCTTCCCTTCTGCGCATAATTAAATTAtccaatttttcactcaaaagGGTATGAAAGTTCATTTTAGAATCGTTAactttcaaattcgatttgtcTAAAAACTCAACAAGATTAGAAATTCGCGCATAAAAGATGGTACCGAAGCTGGGTTGGATAATTTAGAATCAGTATGTTCTTTTAATCGGTCTTATATTCGAACGTAAATCGAATTCAACTATCAGGTTGATGTATTGTTTTTATGATATTATACATCTATGTACAAGATATCCTGTAATACATTTACGACTATTGGTTGTCACAATGatctctttgtttttttatcaaaagaCTTCTACTCATgctgatacaaaaaaaaaaaaaaaaaaaacagtcacATGGTCAACCCAGAGCCAAATTCTCTGGGCCAGAAGAGAAAAACATTGCTGGGTGCCAATAATGCACTTATTTATACCGTAGTAAAACGCATATAgtataacaatatatataagGCTGGCGTTGGTTTAAGCAGAATCACATGACAATGAAATTCATTGCTGAGATGTTATATGCTTGCAACTAATTGAGCATGAAGAAAGAATGGGAATAAAATGGACAAAATACCAACTACcagtatttttattcatccgaTTTTCAACAGATGTATAAATATCTTGCAAAGAACATacgagtttaaaaatatttatatattattagaATCTTTCAGGGTActggatatattttttatttgcaatatatataaaatattttccaaatactGTAGAAATatctttacaaaaatttgctGATGCTGATTTATTAgcgaaaaaaactttcaaacacctgcgtgaaaattttgaacaatattatacaaataagTATATCTTTATTTACGTTAAAACTATTTTATGTTGCATTGTCAATGgctattttaatattatcagACATTTATTGAACCTTTCacgaatttattcaaatattataaacacACTGCATCTTTGTAGAACgatgttattcaaacaattgcAGAATATTAACAAGCTACTTGAATAACGTAGACATGCAAATAACTAAATTTATATTGCTGTGTGTTTTTTTCCAAGATAAGTTAACATGTAGATACAAATACTGTATTTCTAGAGGACTGATATGTATTAGATTAATTCTAAAATGCATTggttatttaaataatgtatgatgataaatcaaaatattaaattaacaaCAGCATGCTATTTTAAAGTGAAGAGCTGAAATGTAGTTTGATAAACATAAGAACATGCTTAGGTAAAGGTAAGAGGCAGACCATTCATTTTACCTGGGTATTTTCATTCGATGAGTTTACAGCTGCAAATGTTTGCTGCAGGCGTCGGATTACCACAGATGATCTTGTCCCAGGACTGGCAAAAAAAGGAAACCTACTTCCCAAGAGAGAACTCATTTTGTATGTCAGTGCACAGATGAGATCACTTCAAAAGAGCTGTCAGACATAAATTGAAGGGTTCGCATGTTAGGAACACTAGTTTTGTAGGTATATGAGGAAAAAGTTGAGaccgaaaaaacaaagaatcgAAGAAACGGGATAAACGTGATAGCTGTGCAAAAGGCACGTAATTGGAATTCGTCGAAGGAAATTTATATTCGATTAACTGAGGCATTCAAAGTTTGACGTTAGCTaagtatgaaatgaaatacttattgaaaaataaaaatacataccAAAAATTTTGCCGCACCGTCCAACTGGCGCCGAATTACGTCATGCTTTGAAAGTTGTAAATATAAGGTATATTAAGGTATTCAGCACGAATATATAAGGTGTAAAAtcgtttaatattttttcacgtctCAGTGACGCAAAACTACATGAAAATACGATAATTACCAAGcatgtttctgttttttatcCTAGATAAATATATTCCATATATCGTCAATTGAAAGTCAACGATCTTAACTCCAGACGCagattgtatttttcttttatttataatttttcagccTCAAATTATATAGATCAGTATCGTATGTACATACGGATTTTCATGTGAATTAAATAGAGACCGGCTGCACTGGTATCCGAggaacactttttttttaacatcgaTTCACGTACAGCATACAAAACATCATTGCTGCTTCGACTTAACCTACGTTCGGCTCGGGAGAAGACTGCGCAACTACTTATGACTAGATTGACCAAAGTGAACGTAAACCAACGAAAATAAGACTTGCAGATAACTAGTCCCAACAGCCAATGAAAGGATAGAAAGAGATAGCCAATCGTTGTAAGCGTTCAGGGCTAACAGTTTTGATGCATCCTCAGTCAGAGCCATCACATCGCGCAAAATGTATATGAAGTGACGAGAGAAACAGATATATATTAGGGTTActccgtctctctcactcCGCATTTGATTGGCTGAGAGGAAACGTATCGGCCAACCAGGTTGTAGAGCGAGAAAGACAAGCTGTACATGGGATAAGTGCTCTATCTCACTCTTCTGCCGTACTATCTGTACACGCAGCTACCCCAGTAGTATATGCTTTTAGAGAACCACCATTTCGTAAAAATACGACAGAATGAAATTACGGTAACGTGGATTTTAGTGACTTTTCCGACCATTCCGTTCCGTTATTGAGGATTCCGGTGGTTCGACCCTACATGGGACAGCACCAGTCGCATGGGATCCCGATGCTAAATTGAGTCGGCATAGTAGAATACTGTAATTTTCCTCTAACCCTTCGGCTTCGGTACTATGACTCTACCCGCGTATCAACTTCCATAAGGTTTAGCAGTCTTCATTAATCCTCAGCCAGCGCATCTGCATTAATGTattttatgttatattttACTGAAGCTGGGAACCCTGAATTGCACAAGTGCAGACGTCTTATGTGTTGCTATGAGAGATCCACTCTACCTCATCTTCTTCGCTCATTGCCTCAACTGGCTCTACCGATTGTTGTTTCCCGCGAGAATTGTGACATTGTGTGAATGGCAGCGATGGTGGAAAGAGATTTTCTTAATAAGTTAACGAAATTGTTTCTTCGAGTGGTATTTCAACTTTCATATCAACTAATTTCGTAACAATGACGCGGTCTAAAAATAATCTAGTTCAGGCTAAGCCGACATGGTTAGGTGTCGTTaagaaatgtagaaaaaagaaTCCATTTACGTTTACGTACAAAACTTACGAGTAAGTAGTGTAAAAGTTTTCTTGAACTCAATTATTTCCTGCAAACTTTCTAAACCTGTCAATCATAGAATACTAATTTGATAAACTGAGCAATTATTCATTGAGTGACTGATTTTGCGTTAGTAAACACATATGTATAACTTATTACAGGGGGTTTGAATTTAACGGCACAAGAGCACGGGTCGGCGATTTCGTTTTGGTAAATGCTGACAGTGATGAACCTGATACCGTGGAAGGATGTGATGTAGCAAGAATAGAACATTTATTTGAACATTGTGAGTCTTTGGAATAATCGATAGCTGAAAAATCGGTATTGATCAgaattaaatattttgtatatgTTGATTGTTATCCAGcaacaagaaaaaatgataagcATAGAGCAAATGTGCAGTGGTACTCGAAGCCGATGAAACTACCTGCGAGTGTCGATAAGGATTACATAGATGAGATTTATGAAGTCGTTGAAGACCATAGAAAATTTACCAACAATGTCAGCATTGAAACGATATATCGAAAGTGTCACGTAAGTTAGAAAAcggtttataattttattaaactcACATGTATGGTTTTCTCAGTATCTTTTAAGCACAGAATCAATATTAATAACTGTAACTTAAATAACAAATGTTACAGGTAATCTATGCATATCAAGATGCAATACCTAAAGAAGTACATGATGAGAATAGAAGCTATGGAATAGTATTTGTCTGTCGTTACAGACTATGTACAAGAAATTCTCAATTTCATATTGAACCAGTATTGAATGTTGATGAGATATCGTTGGATCCTACTCAGAGTAAATCCTACCCTAAAAATGATGAAGTAGACAAAAATAGAGTGAAATATATGCCAAATACAATTATTACTGATGAGCCAAGTGATTTATCAAgcacgaaaaaaatatcacaggAAGTTGAaagcagaaaagaaaaacaacttaTTACATCAAAGTCTAAATCTGCTGGGTCAAAAAGTAGTTCGCAAAGCAGATCTGCattacaacaattttctaCTAACAATAATTCTAAAGCTTCTAGCACTCTGTCACCTACAAGAGATGCTTCCAGTATGtatcaaaattcgaatattaataattctcCAAAATCAACTCCAAGAAAAAATCCTCTCAGAAGTAGTAGGAGAAGTGAAGTACCGTTGACTAACACTTGCATCACCACCTTGAGATCTAGGCCAGATAAACATCGAACTCCTTCCAAAAATGATATTAACAACGAAGTAATAGAAAGTACTCCAATTAAAAGCGAGTTAAATTGTACACTGCGAAAACGTCGAGCTTCTAGTGATAGTAACAGCGGAGAAAGCTTAGAACCAAGAAGTCGAAGCAGCTCACCCGAAATTTTGTCAGTCGGTAAGGTTtatttaaattgtttaaactttATTATAATCTAGTATTATTTGCTATATacaattctcatttttttaattctattcaacaggCCCTCCAGCAACTTACAAGCTTTGTCAGTTAAGTGGACATAATTTCATAATAAAGACACCAATCGATATTCAGAGAAAGGAGACAAAAAACTTAAACGACTTAGATATATCGAACTTACTGTTGTCCGATGATTCCGATAATGAACCaataattgacaaaattaaaaGAACCGACTCAAAAATTGTAGCAAGATCAAAATCAGGTGACACTGGCTTTGAACTATTGCATACAccaataaaaaatgttgaattattGGACAAAATGAATGAGAATACTCAATTAGAGACTCCTAAAAGTGCACGACGCAATTTGTCGCAGTGTTTGGAGAATGGAAATGGTTGTGACGCACGCAAAGACTTactcttgaaaaaaatggctGAAAAACGCGAAGATGCTTCGTTACGAATAAAGCTCTGTAGATCATCTGAACGGAGTAACTATAGAATAGATTCTGATTCAGATGGCAGCGTTAACAATAAAACGAGAATACGAAATATTCCATGTACTCCAAAAAGTATATTAAAAGTTAGTTCTAGAAGACCAAACACACCAAGTGTTCACTTTGATAATCATCCTGAGATAAACGAATATTCACCAATCTCTAATCtaactgaaaaattgactagagtagaaataaaattagagCGTGTTGAgatcaaaaatattagaaaattaaattctaaATATTCGGATGGCTGCACTGTTGATTCTCCGCCACGCAAAACAGCTGGAACCATCAGCAAAGGTCATAAAACTGTTCACTGCGatgaagatgatgatgataatattcTTGTCAAAAATTCTCCTAGCAACAAAACAGCATACCCAAGATCTACAGATGACAATAAAGTCATTCGTGTGTCTACAAGATCAAATGAAACTCCCACGAAACGCAGTCATAAAAGTAGTAATTCGAGCGAAAATAACGACGATCCAGATTTTGCTAGAGTGACTCCTAGACGTAGAACGAAGAGTTTAAAATATTCGGATCATTATGTCAAAGATAGTCcgtcaacaaaaaaaacaaaatctccCAGCAAAcgtatttgtaaaaatattaattataacgaAGAGACAAATAATGATGCTACAAATTTAAATGAAGAGATGAACCGTACAATGGACAAAATGGAGTGGAGTGATAGTGAAGTTGTTGAATctaatgaagaaaattatccCAACGGAACATTAAGAAAGACTACATGCTCAAAATATCTTATCATCGAAGACAACAATAAAAGTAGAAATGTTGCTAATGATCATGGAATTTTAACCGATAAACAGAAATCATTGAAGCTGGTATCAAAAGAAAACAATGACAAGACTAGTATTGCCACAATCAAAAATGAAGATCTTGCATTGACGCGAACACCCAGGAGATCTAGAAGAACTCTGAGTACTCAAGATGATGTATCGACTCCCAATCGAAGAAACGGGAAATTAGGCTATAAAGAAATTGAACCAAACAGGCCAAGGCGAAGCGTCACTGCACCAAAACTTCAAACACCTTCAAAATCTGTAAAAACTGGTTTACTAACGCCATCTATGCAACAACGCAACATATGCATTTCCCAGCCCTCGACGCCTCTGCAGGAAGCCAGAGCCCGTTTACACGTCAGTGCTATTCCCAAGTCTCTGCCGTGCAGGGAAGAAGAGTTCAATAACATTTATACATTTCTAGAAGGAAAACTGACGGACAATAGTGGAGGGTATGTCcttttattgcaattttttctattattaatttaattgaataatgtAGAATTACTAAATTAAGTAATCTCGGTAATAGGATATCCTCGTACATATGGCAGGTTTTCATAGAAACTTTTTAAAACATGcaagtaaaaataagaaaatgtgataaaaaatgtgcTAAGTAGAACACTTTTAAATACGTTAAacgtttttgtacttttaatTGTTTAACGCGTTATACATGATATTCACATCATTTTTCATTGCGGTAAAATGctcgaacaaatttttctgtttcactGTATAACTGtgatatttttggaaaaccaTAACGTTCTTTTAAAAGAGCAGAACAATCCTGGTAGGAATCTTGCTCTGAATAACTGTGActtcatgaatattttcatagttttttgaaaaaaattcaattctaatAGCGACGTTTCTGAAACTCTTTTCTCATTACAGTTGCCTCTACATAAGTGGTGTACCTGGCGCAGGCAAAACAGCGACCGTAAATGAAGTAATacgatgtttgaaaaaatcagtgTCCAAAAATAAACTTGATCGTTTCGAATTCATTGCAATTAACGGTATGAAGTTAACTGAGCCAAGGCAAGCTTACGTCGAGATTTTGAAGCAATTGACAGGAAAGAAAGCTACATGGGAACAAGCTCATGAGCTTCTTGACAAGAGATTCACAAGGGCTGCGCCAAGGAGGCTCATGACTTTACTGCTCATCGATGAGGTATAGAGAACGCTTAAAAATGAATGGTTTTAGTTTCTTGAAAGAGGTAATATTacataattaatcaatcaacaGATTAGATTCAAACACTTTACACTGTTTATCCGAATCTAGCTTGATATTTTGTGCAACAAACGGCAAGACGTAGTCTACAACTTGTTAGATTGGCCTGCTAAATCGACTGCTCAGCTTGTagtaattacaattgccaatACCATGGATTTGCCTGAAAGAGTTTTAATGGGACGTGTCACATCTCGATTGGGTCTTACCCGATTGACATTTCAACCCTATACTCACAAACAGCTACAGGAAATAGTTGTTACTAGATTAAATGATTCAAATGCGTTCAAAAGTGAAGCCATACAATTAGTCGCTCGGTAAGTTATAATTACTGTTGCAGCCCCCTTAAAACCGGCAATCAGTTCTAAACATTCTCTACATACATTGAGAGTAGCTTGAATTGATGAATTTATCATTAGCTAAGTGTAATCTTGTTTCTGCGCAGGAAAGTAGCTGCTGTATCTGGTGATGCACGAAGGGCGTTGGATATTTGTCGGCGCGCAACTGAATTAGCAGAAATAAATGGATCGGATATTGTGTCAATTCAAGACGTTAATGAAGCCCTAACGGAAATGATTGCCAGTCCAAAAGTTCAAGCTATAAGGCATTGCTCAGAAATGGAGCAAATGTTCTTACAGTCTGTTTGTGCAGAAGTTGGACGTACGGGTGTCGAAGAAGTCATTTTTAAGAACATTTATAATCAGCTGATATCACTCTGTTCTCTAGAAGGTAGCTTATTTCATTGAATATGAGAGTAATACTTTATTTACATCCATTGTATTGTGGAAATCAATTATTAGTGCATTGTTCTACAAAGTTGATTG is drawn from Neodiprion fabricii isolate iyNeoFabr1 chromosome 3, iyNeoFabr1.1, whole genome shotgun sequence and contains these coding sequences:
- the LOC124178282 gene encoding origin recognition complex subunit 1-like, with protein sequence MTRSKNNLVQAKPTWLGVVKKCRKKNPFTFTYKTYEGFEFNGTRARVGDFVLVNADSDEPDTVEGCDVARIEHLFEHSTRKNDKHRANVQWYSKPMKLPASVDKDYIDEIYEVVEDHRKFTNNVSIETIYRKCHVIYAYQDAIPKEVHDENRSYGIVFVCRYRLCTRNSQFHIEPVLNVDEISLDPTQSKSYPKNDEVDKNRVKYMPNTIITDEPSDLSSTKKISQEVESRKEKQLITSKSKSAGSKSSSQSRSALQQFSTNNNSKASSTLSPTRDASSMYQNSNINNSPKSTPRKNPLRSSRRSEVPLTNTCITTLRSRPDKHRTPSKNDINNEVIESTPIKSELNCTLRKRRASSDSNSGESLEPRSRSSSPEILSVGKALQQLTSFVS
- the LOC124177484 gene encoding origin recognition complex subunit 1-like translates to MNENTQLETPKSARRNLSQCLENGNGCDARKDLLLKKMAEKREDASLRIKLCRSSERSNYRIDSDSDGSVNNKTRIRNIPCTPKSILKVSSRRPNTPSVHFDNHPEINEYSPISNLTEKLTRVEIKLERVEIKNIRKLNSKYSDGCTVDSPPRKTAGTISKGHKTVHCDEDDDDNILVKNSPSNKTAYPRSTDDNKVIRVSTRSNETPTKRSHKSSNSSENNDDPDFARVTPRRRTKSLKYSDHYVKDSPSTKKTKSPSKRICKNINYNEETNNDATNLNEEMNRTMDKMEWSDSEVVESNEENYPNGTLRKTTCSKYLIIEDNNKSRNVANDHGILTDKQKSLKLVSKENNDKTSIATIKNEDLALTRTPRRSRRTLSTQDDVSTPNRRNGKLGYKEIEPNRPRRSVTAPKLQTPSKSVKTGLLTPSMQQRNICISQPSTPLQEARARLHVSAIPKSLPCREEEFNNIYTFLEGKLTDNSGGCLYISGVPGAGKTATVNEVIRCLKKSVSKNKLDRFEFIAINGMKLTEPRQAYVEILKQLTGKKATWEQAHELLDKRFTRAAPRRLMTLLLIDELDILCNKRQDVVYNLLDWPAKSTAQLVVITIANTMDLPERVLMGRVTSRLGLTRLTFQPYTHKQLQEIVVTRLNDSNAFKSEAIQLVARKVAAVSGDARRALDICRRATELAEINGSDIVSIQDVNEALTEMIASPKVQAIRHCSEMEQMFLQSVCAEVGRTGVEEVIFKNIYNQLISLCSLEGLTVPTVTEAITICTRLGASRLLICEHSRADIHQRVLLNISSDDVHFAMRITDV